One part of the Dysidea avara chromosome 10, odDysAvar1.4, whole genome shotgun sequence genome encodes these proteins:
- the LOC136268928 gene encoding uncharacterized protein has protein sequence MLLPCRHIIGTRLHKGLSVVDLSMINQRWLKSYQIDFVTESTHHDDPACTSNCALEYDLLPEPPMQKTLNQAQKYKKMLNLCQKIAAQASMVGMPQFREMYNTVEMLVKNWDSGSKCIVVSCDDECEKCTSDHEESTLDGQVASDEAVKECSWETIEYEVECDIDDETTQYSDTTWHVDFTQHTDVTQHGDITSHDDVTQHGDTTSHDDVTQYDDTTRHSDVTQHGDVTQYGDTTGHGDTTRHSDVTQHGDTTRHGDVTQHGDTTRHGDVTKHGDTTGHCDVTQHGDTTRHCDVTQHGDTTRHGDVTQHSDTTRHGDVTQYGDTTGHSDVTQHSDTTRHGEVTQHSDTTRHGDVTQQSDTTRHDDTAQLEKQIMKPAKRATMQQNTILHSSIEEIIDGNGAGKQTQLKNLAVTSIKKSSIHLKPSIKARGRPKYSSKLWPSKSKKRQHSEDWCKENIQPSVQVGKTSNNTQRKRSRRCGECIGCTSVDCQKCSACQDMVKYGGPGKKKQCCVNRRCVVTEQHKCSYNSGTSHTWVDLCKPEWWTLKPEVSKVVLDIWQEASQGIFGKMGSSDMMDIDVYALFPGNWLTDKGITTFLKVAAKRCLQMKGLNTFVASTFLYNSMCRNMNLAKRWYRDVNICDYELRVIPVNINESHWILVVLQTTKKELWLFDSTANVYVSCISVFKEWLVLKTATTWRDINAASVISNMPLQSNSSDCGVFVCLYALHEMMGERSYQFSQGNTHRIREWITWKITETCLKENL, from the exons ATGTTGCTTCCTTGTAGGCACATAATTGGTACTCGTTTGCACAAGGGTCTTTCTGTTGTAGATCTGTCTATGATAAATCAGCGTTGGCTGAAATCTTATCAAATCGACTTTGTCACAGAAAGCACCCATCATGATGACCCAGCCTGTACTAGCAATTGTGCACTTGAGTATGATCTTTTGCCAGAACCACCCATGCAGAAAACACTTAAtcaagctcaaaagtataaGAAAATGTTGAATTTGTGCCAAAAGATTGCAGCTCAGGCTAGCATGGTTGGCATGCCACAGTTTCGAGAGATGTACAACACAGTTGAAATGCTGGTAAAGAACTGGGACTCAGGTTCAAAATGTATTGTTGTAAGCTGTGATGATGAATGTGAAAAATGCACAAGCGATCATGAGGAATCAACACTAGATGGGCAGGTTGCCAGTGATGAAGCTGTTAAGGAGTGTTCATGGGAAACCATAGAATATGAAGTCGAGTGTGATATTGATGATGAAACCACACAGTACAGTGATACCACATGGCATGTTGATTTCACACAGCACACTGATGTCACACAACACGGTGATATCACAAGCCACGATGATGTCACACAGCACGGTGATACCACAAGCCACGATGATGTCACACAGTACGAtgataccacaaggcacagtgaTGTCACACAGCACGGTGATGTCACACAGTATGGTGATACCACAGGGCATGGTGATACTACAAGGCATAGCGATGTCACACAGCATGGTGATACTACAaggcatggtgatgtcacacagcacggtgataccacaaggcatggtgatgtcacaaaGCACGGTGATACCACAGGGCATTGTGATGTCACACAGCATGGTGATACCACAAGGCATTGTGATGTCACACAGCACGGTGATACCACAAGGCACGGTGATGTCACACAGCACAGTGATACCACAAGGCACGGTGATGTCACACAGTACGGTGATACCACAGGGCACAGTGATGTCACACAGCACAGTGATACTACAAGGCATGGTGAGGTCACACAGCACAGTGATACCACAAGGCATGGTGATGTCACGCAACAGAGTGATACCACAAGGCATGATGATACTGCACAGCTTGAAAAACAGATTATGAAACCAGCCAAGAGGGCTACCATGCAACAAAATACCATTCTACACAGCAGTATCGAGGAGATTATTGACGGTAATGGAGCTGGTAAGCAAACACAACTGAAAAACTTAGCAGTCACATCCATTAAAAAAAGCTCAATACACCTGAAGCCTAGTATAAAAGCTCGAGGTCGTCCAAAATACTCTTCCAAACTGTGGCCATCAAAATCAAAGAAAAGACAACACAGTGAAGACTGGTGTAAAGAGAATATTCAGCCAAGTGTGCAAGTTGGCAAAACAA GTAATAATACACAAAGAAAGAGATCCCGTCGATGTGGAGAGTGTATTGGATGCACATCCGTGGATTGTCAgaagtgctcagcatgccaggaTATGGTCAAGTATGGTGGCCCAGGAAAGAAGAAGCAGTGCTGTGTAAATAGGCGATGTGTTGTTACAG AGCAACataaatgtagctacaattCAGGTACCAGCCATACTTGGGTTGACCTTTGTAAACCTGAATGGTGGACACTTAAGCCAGAAGTTAGCAAAGTG GTACTTGATATTTGGCAGGAAGCAAGTCAAGGTATATTTGGGAAAATGGGATCATCTGATATGATGGACATCGATGTATATGCTTTGTTCCCTGGCAACTGGCTAACAGATAAG GGAATCACTACGTTTCTAAAGGTTGCTGCAAAACGCTGCCTACAAATG AAGGGACTGAATACATTTGTTGCATCCACTTTTCTATACAACAGTATGTGCCGTAATATGAATTTAGCAAAAAGATGGTACCGAGAT GTCAACATTTGTGACTATGAGCTGAGGGTAATTCCTGTCAACATCAACGAGTCACACTGGATACTTGTG GTGTTACAGACCACAAAGAAAGAACTGTGGCTATTTGACTCAACTGCAAATGTGTATGTCAGTTGCATCAGTGTCTTTAAGGAATGGTTGGTTTTGAAGACAGCGACAACCTGGAGAGATATTAATGCAGCATCAGTG ATCTCAAATATGCCACTACAGTCAAATAGCAGTGATTGTGGTGTCTTTGTTTGTTTG TATGCATTACATGAAATGATGGGAGAGCGATCATACCAATTTTCACAG GGAAACACACATCGGATAAGAGAGTGGATAACATGGAAGATCACAGAAACTTGTTTGAAGGAAAATCTCTAA
- the LOC136268745 gene encoding zinc finger SWIM domain-containing protein 3-like: MAEIAVGRGFETYEEIEEAVKRLVNEHYHPFRRFNSQSVKEYNQRRENTGSNLRLIESLKFAFVSYRKFEVRKCNLEHCHPIGPEEIEDFVTLAPKLKLVRQYILKQFGKQVILKDIQNVRTKVKIQAKGGRDEAQVTIDRLEEEMQRDQGSKGGIIVNENSELSIIYFASSHLLGLYEKFPEVLMIDGTYNVNKSRMPLYSFMIEDGNGHGRTVFYAATTDENAQHLRAIVQAFKNSNLCYGNTKVIVIDKDFTEIAVLKDEIPTATIVFCQFHVIKCFYKAVSDAEVPKEQRDSLRKVLHDIVYSESMDDYEDYLAEIVRLGPSFEKYFFDTWNSCLEMWASFQRDSSVHFGNTTNNRLECSHSKLKDLIGRTSSPSEMFEGVLSFMNFINQESSHNAFVEQFTSISTKLDHVAGMQEVSAICTG; the protein is encoded by the exons ATGGCTGAAATAGCTGTTGGTAGAGGATTCGAGACTTATGAAGAAATTGAGGAGGCTGTGAAACGGCTAGTAAATGAGCATTACCATCCATTTCGACGTTTCAACTCTCAGTCTGTAAAAGAGTACAACCAACGACGGGAGAACACTGGCAGTAATTTGAGACTTATTGAGAGCTTGAAATTTGCCTTTGTATCATATAG GAAGTTTGAAGTGCGGAAATGCAATTTGGAACACTGTCATCCAATAGGGCCAGAA GAGATAGAAGATTTTGTTACACTTGCCCCAAAATTGAAATTGGTGAGACAATATATCTTAAAGCAGTTCGGGAAGCAGGTTATATTAAAAGATATTCAAAATGTACGCACTAAGGTTAAAATTCAAGCTAAAGGTGGTCGTGATGAGGCACAGGTTACAATTGACCGGCTAGAAGAGGAAATGCAAAGAGATCAGGGTAGTAAAGGAGGCATAATTGTCAATGAAAATAGCGAATTGTCTATCATTTACTTTGCATCTTCTCACTTGCTAGGTTTGTATGAAAAGTTCCCAGAGGTGCTTATGATTGATGGAACTTACAATGTGAATAAGTCTCGTATGCCTCTATACTCCTTTATGATAGAGGATGGCAATGGTCATGGGAGAACTGTGTTTTATGCTGCTACCACAGACGAGAATGCACAACATTTGAGAGCCATTGTCCAAGCATTTAAGAATAGCAATCTATGCTACGGAAACACTAAGGTTATTGTAATAGACAAAGATTTCACAGAGATAGCTGTACTTAAGGATGAAATTCCAACTGCTACAATTGTGTTTTGCCAGTTTCATGTGATTAAGTGCTTTTACAAAGCTGTGTCAGATGCAGAAGTTCCCAAAGAACAAAGGGACAGCTTAAGGAAAGTTTTACATGATATTGTCTATAGTGAAAGCATGGATGATTATGAAGACTACTTAGCTGAAATTGTACGCCTGGGTCCCAGTTTTGAGAAATACTTTTTTGATACCTGGAATAGCTGCTTGGAGATGTGGGCTTCCTTTCAACGTGATTCTAGTGTTCACTTTGGAAACACAACAAATAACCGTTTAGAATGTAGCCATAGCAAGCTTAAAGATTTAATTGGTCGTACATCCTCACCTTCTGAGATGTTTGAAGGGGTACTCAGCTTTATGAACTTCATCAACCAAGAGAGTAGCCACAATGCTTTCGTAGAGCAGTTTACTTCTATATCAACTAAACTTGACCATGTTGCTGGAATGCAAGAAGTTTCTGCGATCTGTACAGGATAA